The following proteins are co-located in the Verrucomicrobiia bacterium genome:
- a CDS encoding SMI1/KNR4 family protein, with translation MELVQVTYQGPPVDDPELFELLPPELRALLEQINGFVQFSGGLHIRGASRDPEWHSLRRVWMSEHAFHTYYRAMGATDIPFGQDYLGNQFLLRNGLVAMMEAELGHITELNLTLPDFIEAVQADPNTTLNLEPLWAFQQDNAPLEPGELLHADPPLCSDQAMTGYTLTRKPAVQHLADLRAYYTKIKVMSDTGRINAKKGE, from the coding sequence ATGGAACTCGTGCAAGTGACATATCAGGGGCCGCCAGTGGACGATCCCGAACTGTTCGAACTGCTGCCGCCGGAGCTGCGCGCCTTGCTGGAGCAGATCAATGGCTTCGTCCAATTCAGTGGCGGCTTGCACATCCGCGGGGCCAGCCGTGATCCTGAGTGGCACTCCCTGCGCCGTGTTTGGATGAGCGAGCACGCTTTCCACACATATTACCGTGCTATGGGAGCCACGGACATCCCCTTCGGCCAAGATTATCTCGGAAACCAGTTTCTTCTACGCAATGGCCTCGTGGCGATGATGGAAGCCGAACTGGGCCACATCACTGAACTCAACCTCACGTTGCCCGATTTCATCGAAGCCGTGCAGGCTGATCCCAACACGACCTTAAATCTCGAACCCCTCTGGGCCTTCCAGCAGGACAATGCCCCGCTCGAACCCGGAGAACTCCTCCATGCCGATCCGCCACTGTGCAGCGATCAGGCCATGACCGGTTACACCCTCACCCGCAAGCCCGCCGTCCAACACCTCGCCGACCTTCGTGCCTATTACACCAAGATCAAGGTCATGTCCGACACCGGGCGCATCAACGCGAAGAAGGGTGAGTAA
- a CDS encoding potassium transporter TrkG: protein MKNWLVSLKPAQLLVLGFLSYVLIGTLLLCLPPAQAQPVAWLDNLFNVVSAVSTTGLTTVSVSDSYTFWGELVLLILFQLGGIGYMTVSSALILSRGQTLSPVRLKILHAEFSLPKGFDLPLFVRQVLVFTLLIETIGTALLYFEFRAAGVENPFWSALFHCVSAFATAGFSLNNNSLEAFAGNTTVNLTIGALCYLGAIGFIVLQDAWLAATRKQHTITLTSKLILLMTAAIWLITTPLFYFAEPSIQLLPAKERFLAAAFQIMSASTTAGFNTISIGNLSSASLVLLFFAMIVGASPSGTGGGIKTTSVSALYAILASTLRGHRQVQFWKHAVPPIRLRTAAASTTLYISLMTGGLFLLCLTEKHGFLPLFFETVSAFSTVGLSMGITGDLTAGGKWILIALMFIGRVGPLTLGFSLFQRENEETGTVESDVAV from the coding sequence GTGAAAAACTGGTTGGTCTCTCTCAAGCCGGCCCAGCTTCTCGTGCTGGGGTTTCTCTCCTACGTCCTCATCGGCACGCTGCTGCTCTGTCTGCCACCCGCGCAGGCGCAGCCTGTCGCGTGGCTGGACAATCTCTTCAACGTCGTCTCCGCCGTGTCCACCACCGGACTCACGACCGTGAGCGTGAGTGACAGCTACACCTTCTGGGGTGAACTGGTGCTGCTCATCCTCTTCCAGCTCGGCGGCATTGGTTACATGACCGTCTCCTCCGCGCTCATCCTCTCGCGCGGCCAGACGCTCTCGCCCGTGCGCCTGAAGATTCTGCACGCGGAATTCTCCCTCCCCAAGGGCTTTGACCTCCCACTCTTCGTGCGCCAGGTGCTCGTCTTCACCCTTCTCATTGAGACGATCGGCACCGCGCTGCTTTACTTTGAATTCCGCGCGGCCGGCGTGGAGAACCCCTTCTGGTCCGCGCTCTTTCACTGCGTCTCCGCCTTTGCCACCGCCGGTTTCAGTTTGAACAACAACAGCCTCGAAGCCTTTGCCGGCAATACCACCGTGAACCTCACCATCGGCGCGCTCTGCTATCTCGGCGCGATCGGTTTCATCGTCCTGCAAGATGCCTGGCTCGCCGCCACCCGCAAGCAGCACACCATCACCCTCACGTCGAAGCTCATCTTGCTCATGACCGCCGCCATCTGGCTCATCACCACGCCGCTCTTCTATTTTGCCGAGCCGTCCATCCAGTTGCTCCCGGCCAAGGAACGCTTCCTCGCCGCCGCCTTCCAGATCATGAGCGCGTCCACCACGGCGGGCTTCAACACCATCAGCATCGGCAATCTTTCCTCCGCTTCCCTGGTGCTGCTGTTCTTCGCCATGATCGTGGGTGCCTCGCCCAGCGGCACAGGCGGTGGTATCAAGACCACCAGTGTGTCCGCGCTCTACGCCATTCTCGCGTCCACCTTGCGCGGACATCGCCAAGTGCAGTTCTGGAAACACGCCGTGCCGCCCATCCGCCTGCGCACGGCCGCCGCTTCCACCACGCTTTATATCAGCCTGATGACCGGTGGCCTGTTCCTGCTTTGCCTGACGGAGAAGCACGGTTTCCTGCCCCTCTTCTTCGAGACCGTCTCCGCCTTCAGCACCGTGGGCCTCAGCATGGGCATCACGGGTGATCTGACCGCTGGAGGCAAATGGATCCTCATCGCCCTCATGTTCATCGGCCGCGTGGGACCTCTCACACTCGGCTTCAGCCTGTTCCAGCGTGAGAATGAAGAAACCGGGACGGTGGAATCGGACGTGGCGGTGTGA
- a CDS encoding cupin domain-containing protein yields MSKAIIQPPEGGTRYLVLGDEVLVKVHGKDTKGLYSQVSVGGLAGKGPPMHIHHRENETFYCISGEFKVICAGTEYKLTPGMVAHLPQGVPHRFEASGPGDNRMLVTITPAGFEGFFEEVGAMSAEEQQQNIPQVIAIGEKYGLEFLRE; encoded by the coding sequence ATGAGCAAGGCGATCATTCAACCGCCCGAAGGTGGCACCCGCTACTTGGTGTTGGGCGATGAGGTTTTGGTGAAAGTCCACGGTAAGGACACCAAGGGGCTGTATTCCCAAGTTTCCGTAGGCGGTCTGGCGGGCAAAGGTCCGCCGATGCACATCCACCATCGCGAGAACGAGACGTTCTACTGCATCAGCGGCGAATTCAAAGTCATCTGCGCCGGAACGGAATATAAACTCACACCTGGCATGGTGGCGCATCTTCCCCAAGGCGTGCCGCATCGCTTTGAAGCCAGCGGCCCCGGTGATAACCGTATGCTCGTGACCATCACGCCCGCAGGCTTTGAAGGTTTCTTCGAAGAAGTCGGCGCGATGAGTGCGGAGGAGCAGCAGCAGAATATCCCGCAAGTGATCGCGATTGGAGAGAAATACGGTTTGGAGTTTCTGCGGGAATAG
- a CDS encoding CBS domain-containing protein — translation MQTHGTLDHLLSQKNQALWSISPHATVFEAIQMMADHNVGSVMVMREGELLGVLSERDYTRKVILKGRQSRQTLVDEIMTSPVITAPLNLSIEDALRIMSERRVRHLPVMHDGNVVGVVSLGDLIKWVVAAQDATIIQLESYITGSSYA, via the coding sequence ATGCAAACTCACGGGACTCTCGACCACCTTCTTAGCCAGAAAAACCAGGCGCTCTGGAGCATCTCTCCTCATGCGACCGTCTTCGAGGCCATCCAGATGATGGCCGATCATAATGTCGGCAGCGTGATGGTCATGCGGGAGGGCGAATTGCTCGGCGTGCTTTCAGAACGCGACTACACGCGCAAAGTCATCCTGAAAGGCCGCCAATCCCGTCAGACCTTGGTGGATGAGATCATGACCTCGCCCGTCATCACGGCACCGTTGAATCTCAGTATTGAGGATGCCCTTCGTATCATGAGCGAACGCCGCGTGCGCCATCTGCCCGTGATGCATGATGGCAACGTGGTGGGTGTCGTCTCCTTGGGCGATCTCATCAAATGGGTCGTAGCCGCCCAAGACGCCACCATCATCCAGCTGGAGAGCTACATCACCGGCAGCAGCTACGCTTAA
- a CDS encoding sigma-70 family RNA polymerase sigma factor — MERHERRVFGVAWSRLGDVALAEEATQETFIKGFHRLWLLADGTKFSGWIASIARNTAINVGLRHRRELEKRERWALDQPVAQTSDDSHESYDPDTLQKTLTQLSPVHRECLVLFYLEGKSGEEAAKALGISESAFRVRLLRAKGALREKLELALDESLTKLRPSKPLVPAIMLSILTASSAQAAVTGAGLGLGAKVFSSVSKSVLPSLLAPFLGLIGLLPGMLLAWRSRQLERENFREPDGFRTRLHDHFSRSFLWGFPLLLALFVVLQQLGTATWGLRKTLCILTLLLSIPTALGLRLLTINRNRFYVVSVLGTCVIYAVFVAVALDVLPMTAVSLSVIFSSFISLFSGERPVRMDYNLFLRAVQNLLVPKRKIEAQLVTTLNSDGLLSFARFLGSKWLANDYRWNKQGLQLFLPPVKGSFLSNMMRVFIPFRMGLSSVVLQWDGLVSAHLGREDLTALHAMEAGGLCATATLEKQVEAAVAQSWRDFRAGDLVLARRSLGEISDEVVFLVPPVHSKGVRWQRLVMGICLPLFAGLLLALYCRPLWFENLKPVARSEMEIRSALREFSHKSDKDMLGDRAVSALLHSFVRPAKEDFEPETLRILQSHLLQSQGFGAEVAVPEKLVRLNYSQMLGPALAAGWFTLADFQVTPEQMAEYLHKDRHASARWMLSKRLVRIDDAEYTIEILESWQMARLRFLRQVNSLDLLEREKLIRQLASWQVTSAAAYADRPPLPNWRQARGLFATVNSPVLADTYNVVAALELLGGLDRIDREACIQGVLRLHRGEGFFFGRPMQGERKLSIRGDARDTFCAFEVLRILDGLNRIDDLADWKFRVRSNRQPDEVPGDEIEAWLCQQRLQRVIREQKENPQAPVRSLSEP; from the coding sequence GTGGAGCGCCATGAAAGGCGCGTTTTCGGTGTGGCATGGAGCCGTTTGGGAGACGTGGCGCTGGCCGAAGAGGCGACACAAGAAACTTTCATCAAAGGCTTTCACCGTCTGTGGTTGCTGGCAGATGGAACCAAATTTTCCGGCTGGATCGCCTCCATAGCCCGCAATACCGCCATCAATGTTGGCCTGCGGCATCGTCGTGAATTGGAAAAGCGCGAGCGCTGGGCCTTGGATCAGCCTGTGGCTCAAACCTCCGATGATTCTCATGAGAGTTACGATCCGGATACCCTTCAAAAAACCCTGACCCAATTGTCCCCGGTGCATCGCGAGTGTCTGGTCCTGTTCTATCTGGAAGGTAAAAGCGGTGAAGAGGCGGCGAAAGCTCTGGGGATTTCAGAATCGGCATTTCGCGTGCGTCTGCTGCGGGCAAAAGGCGCGTTACGCGAGAAACTTGAGCTCGCGTTGGATGAATCACTCACCAAGTTGCGACCGTCCAAGCCCTTGGTGCCTGCCATCATGCTTTCGATATTAACCGCTTCTTCAGCGCAAGCAGCGGTGACTGGTGCGGGGCTGGGACTGGGAGCCAAAGTGTTTTCCTCCGTGAGTAAATCGGTGCTACCATCTTTGCTGGCGCCGTTCCTTGGATTGATCGGCCTGTTGCCGGGCATGCTATTGGCGTGGCGTTCACGCCAGCTGGAGCGGGAAAACTTTCGCGAGCCGGACGGTTTTCGAACTCGTTTGCATGACCATTTCAGCCGGAGTTTCTTGTGGGGATTCCCTCTGCTTCTGGCCTTGTTTGTAGTGCTCCAACAATTGGGGACAGCCACGTGGGGGCTACGAAAAACTCTCTGCATTCTGACGCTCCTATTATCAATCCCTACCGCCCTTGGATTGCGTTTGTTGACCATCAATCGTAACCGGTTTTATGTGGTAAGTGTCTTGGGAACTTGCGTGATCTATGCCGTTTTCGTGGCGGTAGCCTTGGATGTTTTGCCGATGACGGCTGTATCTCTATCCGTGATCTTTTCCAGTTTTATCTCGCTCTTTTCGGGCGAACGCCCGGTTCGAATGGATTACAACCTGTTCCTTCGCGCCGTCCAAAATCTCTTGGTGCCGAAGAGAAAAATTGAGGCACAGTTGGTTACGACGTTGAATAGTGACGGATTGCTATCCTTCGCCCGCTTCTTGGGGAGCAAATGGCTGGCTAATGACTATCGCTGGAATAAGCAAGGGCTACAGTTGTTTCTACCTCCGGTGAAGGGCTCTTTTTTGAGCAATATGATGCGAGTCTTTATCCCTTTTAGAATGGGTTTGTCATCTGTTGTTTTGCAATGGGACGGCTTGGTGTCGGCGCATTTAGGGCGGGAAGATTTGACCGCTTTGCACGCCATGGAGGCAGGTGGGTTATGCGCCACCGCCACTCTCGAAAAACAAGTCGAGGCGGCGGTGGCGCAGTCTTGGCGAGATTTCCGAGCGGGTGATTTGGTCTTGGCCCGACGGAGTCTGGGAGAGATTTCTGATGAAGTGGTGTTCCTAGTTCCTCCCGTTCATTCCAAAGGCGTTCGTTGGCAACGGCTAGTCATGGGGATTTGTTTGCCCTTGTTTGCCGGACTTTTGCTCGCTCTGTATTGTCGCCCGCTTTGGTTTGAAAACCTCAAGCCGGTCGCTCGTAGTGAAATGGAAATCCGCTCTGCCTTGCGAGAATTCAGCCATAAATCTGACAAAGATATGCTGGGCGATAGAGCAGTGTCTGCCTTACTGCATTCTTTCGTTCGTCCGGCGAAAGAAGATTTCGAGCCGGAAACCTTGAGGATATTGCAGAGCCACTTGCTGCAATCTCAGGGGTTTGGCGCGGAGGTGGCTGTGCCTGAAAAGCTGGTCCGGTTGAACTATTCACAAATGCTTGGGCCAGCACTGGCAGCGGGATGGTTCACGCTCGCTGACTTTCAAGTGACACCGGAACAAATGGCGGAATATCTCCATAAGGATCGGCACGCATCCGCGAGATGGATGCTTTCGAAAAGGCTCGTGCGCATTGACGATGCTGAATACACGATAGAAATCTTGGAGTCATGGCAGATGGCGCGGTTGCGATTTTTGCGTCAAGTGAACAGCCTTGATCTGTTGGAGCGCGAGAAACTCATCCGGCAACTGGCTTCCTGGCAGGTGACCTCTGCTGCGGCTTATGCGGATCGCCCTCCGTTGCCGAACTGGCGTCAGGCACGAGGTCTGTTTGCGACGGTGAATTCACCGGTTCTGGCAGATACTTATAATGTCGTGGCGGCGCTCGAATTGTTGGGCGGTTTGGATCGCATTGACCGCGAGGCCTGCATCCAAGGTGTTCTTCGGCTGCATCGCGGCGAAGGGTTTTTCTTTGGCAGACCCATGCAAGGTGAGCGGAAACTTTCCATTCGCGGCGATGCCCGCGATACCTTTTGCGCTTTTGAGGTCCTTCGCATCCTTGATGGGCTGAACCGCATTGATGACTTGGCGGACTGGAAATTCCGAGTGCGTTCCAATCGCCAGCCGGATGAGGTCCCCGGCGATGAGATCGAAGCTTGGCTCTGCCAGCAGCGCTTGCAGCGCGTCATTCGTGAGCAAAAAGAAAATCCCCAAGCTCCGGTCCGTTCTTTGTCTGAGCCTTGA
- a CDS encoding PVC-type heme-binding CxxCH protein, with the protein MRMNFTGWTRSGLTGAMAMLWLAGVVSLCAADVAVPAKEAVKRFKLEDGLRLELAAAEPQIASPVAVAWDESGKMLVAENRGYPTGPGEGKPPVGVLAQLEDVDGDGYYEKRTVFADGLTYPNGLQRWMGGWIVTCAPDVLYFKDTNGDGKADVREVWLTGFGTNQTTQLRVSHPTLGPDGWIYLTSGLTGGEITSPKNRKMAAVKFTKNDSRFNPRTFEFEVLGGTGQYGMTFDAFGRRFTTSNRNPLQHIVLEPRHLKRNPHYAFSEMVQDVAPSGDAGKVHPLSADGTTASFMPSLMSAPHAGSFTSACGSHIFYGSALTPKHVGDVFVCEPAQNLVQRQVLLLNGASFRSEPADEKSDFLATADSWFRPVYATTGPEGALYICDMYRRVVDHPQYLPENIRKTADFESGKDMGRIYRVVGAEIPAKELAEKRLPNLAKLSADEAMRKLMATNGWVREVARRRLIENPDGMNRTEMQRLSRARGNDYGAAAAVSASFATRPRDENFMRGLLANSSADIREMGLAIAERSYTDSQFLVEVISRSAEDRDARVRFQCALALGEGKDSRSIAPLLRIALRDGEDKWTRAAVLTSIGAQADELFKGLVEEGNRGTPVNPVLMQSMGQILAASQPPEKMIYLLTLVNAETEPDWPLAFLSGVAEGLRGKVKGKESSPVLNLVAMETAYSAEATGVVKALFERALKAVQNVEAGDARRLAAIGLLAQADYAQAGDILLSLVDPKQAKELQIAAIRSLGVMNEVKVGETLLGRERWRAYSPPVREAVISTAMSQVRFLPALLDAVEAGHVQVWSLTPARRTQLTKHKDEKIRTRAEVLFQGGGGGDRMKVYEEYKSVLALKSDAKNGHEMFKKACASCHKLGSDGANVGPDLTGVKNQTAEVLLLHILVPEFEIYPGYISYEVETKDGESLTGLLASETASSVTLKRALGQEDTILRANIAKMASTSLSLMPQELEKTMTKQELADLIGFLKGN; encoded by the coding sequence ATGCGCATGAATTTCACAGGTTGGACACGGAGCGGGTTGACCGGGGCCATGGCGATGTTGTGGCTGGCGGGTGTGGTGTCCCTGTGTGCGGCAGATGTCGCGGTGCCAGCGAAGGAGGCGGTGAAGCGGTTCAAGCTGGAGGACGGGCTTCGGCTGGAACTGGCGGCGGCGGAACCGCAGATCGCGAGTCCGGTGGCGGTGGCGTGGGATGAATCGGGGAAGATGCTGGTGGCGGAGAATCGCGGGTATCCCACGGGACCGGGCGAGGGGAAGCCGCCGGTGGGTGTCTTGGCGCAACTGGAGGATGTGGATGGCGATGGTTACTACGAGAAGCGCACGGTGTTCGCGGATGGGCTGACGTATCCGAACGGTTTGCAGCGGTGGATGGGTGGCTGGATCGTGACGTGCGCGCCGGATGTGCTTTACTTCAAAGACACGAATGGCGATGGCAAAGCGGATGTGCGGGAGGTGTGGTTGACGGGGTTCGGCACGAACCAGACGACGCAGTTGCGCGTGAGTCATCCGACGCTTGGGCCGGATGGCTGGATCTATCTGACGAGCGGGTTGACGGGGGGAGAGATCACGTCGCCGAAGAATCGGAAGATGGCGGCGGTGAAGTTCACGAAGAATGATTCGCGCTTCAATCCGCGCACGTTTGAATTCGAAGTGCTCGGCGGCACGGGCCAATACGGGATGACGTTCGATGCGTTTGGACGGAGGTTCACCACCTCGAATCGCAATCCGTTGCAACACATCGTGCTGGAGCCGCGGCATCTGAAGCGGAATCCGCATTATGCTTTTTCCGAGATGGTGCAGGATGTCGCGCCTTCGGGTGATGCGGGCAAGGTACATCCGTTGAGCGCGGATGGCACGACGGCGTCATTCATGCCCAGCTTGATGAGCGCGCCGCATGCGGGGTCATTCACCTCGGCGTGCGGCAGTCATATATTTTACGGCAGTGCGCTGACACCGAAACATGTGGGTGATGTCTTCGTGTGTGAGCCGGCGCAGAACCTGGTGCAGCGGCAGGTGCTCCTGCTCAACGGGGCTTCGTTCCGTTCGGAACCGGCGGATGAGAAGAGCGATTTTCTGGCGACGGCGGATAGCTGGTTCCGCCCGGTGTATGCGACGACGGGGCCGGAGGGCGCGCTGTATATCTGCGACATGTATCGCCGGGTGGTGGATCACCCGCAGTATCTGCCGGAGAACATCCGCAAGACGGCAGATTTCGAGAGCGGCAAAGACATGGGCCGTATCTATCGCGTGGTGGGCGCGGAGATCCCGGCAAAGGAATTGGCGGAGAAACGGCTGCCAAACCTGGCAAAGTTGAGTGCCGATGAGGCCATGCGCAAGCTGATGGCCACGAACGGCTGGGTGCGAGAAGTGGCGCGGCGGCGCCTGATCGAGAACCCGGACGGGATGAACCGCACGGAGATGCAGCGGTTGTCACGCGCACGGGGAAATGATTACGGCGCGGCGGCGGCGGTTTCGGCTTCTTTTGCCACGCGGCCGCGGGATGAAAATTTCATGCGCGGGCTGCTGGCGAATTCCTCGGCGGACATCCGGGAGATGGGTTTGGCCATCGCGGAACGCAGTTATACGGATTCGCAATTCCTGGTGGAGGTGATCAGCCGCTCGGCGGAGGACCGGGATGCGCGGGTGCGGTTCCAATGTGCGCTGGCTCTCGGGGAAGGAAAGGATTCGCGGAGCATCGCACCTCTGTTGCGCATCGCGTTGCGTGACGGCGAGGACAAGTGGACACGTGCCGCTGTGCTGACATCCATCGGTGCTCAGGCGGATGAATTGTTCAAAGGCCTGGTGGAGGAGGGGAATCGCGGTACGCCGGTGAATCCCGTGCTCATGCAGTCGATGGGGCAGATACTGGCAGCGAGCCAGCCGCCGGAGAAAATGATCTACCTGCTGACGCTGGTGAACGCAGAGACGGAGCCGGACTGGCCGCTGGCATTTCTGAGCGGCGTGGCGGAGGGCTTGCGCGGCAAGGTAAAGGGGAAGGAAAGTTCGCCCGTGTTGAATTTGGTGGCGATGGAAACGGCGTATTCCGCTGAAGCCACTGGCGTGGTGAAGGCACTTTTCGAACGCGCCTTGAAGGCGGTGCAGAATGTGGAAGCAGGTGATGCCCGGCGCCTCGCGGCCATCGGATTGCTGGCACAGGCGGATTACGCACAGGCGGGAGATATTTTGCTGAGCCTGGTTGATCCGAAGCAGGCGAAAGAATTGCAGATCGCGGCGATCCGTTCGCTGGGTGTGATGAACGAGGTGAAGGTGGGCGAGACGTTGCTGGGCCGTGAACGTTGGCGCGCGTATTCGCCGCCGGTGCGTGAGGCCGTGATCAGCACGGCGATGTCACAGGTGCGTTTCCTGCCGGCGTTGCTGGATGCGGTCGAGGCGGGACATGTGCAGGTATGGTCGCTGACCCCTGCACGACGGACGCAATTGACGAAGCATAAGGATGAGAAGATCCGCACGCGCGCGGAAGTGCTGTTCCAAGGCGGAGGCGGCGGAGATCGCATGAAGGTGTATGAGGAATACAAATCGGTCTTGGCGCTGAAGTCGGACGCTAAGAACGGCCATGAGATGTTCAAGAAAGCGTGTGCGTCGTGTCACAAGCTCGGTAGCGATGGCGCGAATGTGGGGCCGGATCTTACGGGTGTGAAGAACCAGACGGCGGAAGTGCTGCTCCTGCACATCTTGGTGCCCGAGTTCGAGATTTATCCGGGCTACATCAGTTACGAAGTGGAGACGAAAGATGGCGAAAGCCTCACGGGATTGCTGGCATCGGAGACGGCATCGAGCGTGACGTTGAAGCGGGCCTTGGGCCAGGAGGACACGATTTTGAGGGCGAATATCGCGAAGATGGCATCCACGAGCCTGTCGCTCATGCCGCAGGAACTGGAGAAGACGATGACGAAGCAGGAGCTGGCGGACTTGATCGGTTTTCTGAAAGGGAACTGA
- a CDS encoding HEAT repeat domain-containing protein, with protein sequence MRKLAFLAVVLFAGVAALAVASHFKTVGQLEARIQQLEAKVLTAHSQSESALAASKAARRSNSAAATAAAYDDSNLNLRVADAEDSIVELRRATDYLMEHGQIPLADRKIEELAAKLADGTLPDAERLNALRLLRRGRALSDTAATSAVNWLQVAATDDLKREILRGLENATNGVIKQPMLAFADNPNNALREQAFENLQSFVNDPAVEQMLWAKLQTETDPRARQEIIQGLTRGDATPERIASLQARAQNPTASMEERLLALQALRGSRTEVQQIVASFAATAQSTQDPNLRAQIFGAFDGIADPTLKVPLVYGLQDGNAQVRARAADALSNYANDPAVQQWLRYVVDNDSDPRVRREAMQALEEGQRRGGPQGQGQRRN encoded by the coding sequence ATGCGTAAACTGGCATTTCTAGCAGTCGTGCTTTTTGCGGGCGTCGCCGCCTTAGCCGTAGCGTCTCATTTCAAAACGGTTGGCCAGCTTGAGGCACGCATCCAACAACTTGAAGCCAAGGTGCTGACGGCTCACTCTCAAAGCGAATCTGCTCTCGCTGCGAGTAAAGCCGCCCGCCGCAGCAACAGCGCTGCAGCTACTGCTGCTGCCTATGATGATTCCAATCTAAACCTCCGTGTCGCAGATGCGGAGGATTCCATCGTCGAACTGCGTCGCGCCACGGATTACCTGATGGAGCACGGCCAGATCCCGCTCGCCGATCGCAAGATCGAGGAGCTCGCCGCCAAACTTGCAGATGGCACGTTGCCCGATGCCGAACGCTTGAATGCCTTACGTCTGTTGCGTCGTGGACGTGCTTTGTCTGATACGGCTGCGACATCTGCGGTCAACTGGCTCCAAGTGGCTGCCACGGATGACCTGAAGCGCGAGATCCTTCGCGGCTTGGAGAACGCCACCAACGGCGTCATCAAACAACCGATGCTCGCTTTCGCAGATAATCCAAACAATGCGCTCCGTGAACAGGCTTTCGAGAACTTGCAATCCTTCGTGAACGACCCCGCGGTGGAACAAATGCTGTGGGCCAAGCTGCAAACCGAGACAGACCCGCGCGCACGTCAGGAAATCATTCAAGGTCTCACGCGGGGCGATGCCACTCCGGAACGAATCGCCAGTCTGCAAGCACGGGCACAGAATCCAACCGCTTCCATGGAAGAACGATTGCTCGCCTTGCAAGCCTTGCGCGGTTCACGCACGGAAGTGCAGCAGATCGTCGCTTCGTTCGCTGCCACGGCGCAAAGCACTCAAGACCCGAATTTGCGCGCACAGATATTCGGAGCTTTTGATGGCATTGCCGATCCAACGCTAAAAGTGCCGCTCGTCTATGGTTTGCAAGATGGGAATGCCCAAGTGCGTGCCCGCGCGGCGGATGCCTTGAGCAACTACGCCAACGATCCCGCCGTCCAGCAATGGCTCCGCTACGTGGTGGATAATGACAGCGATCCACGCGTTCGTCGTGAAGCCATGCAAGCTTTGGAAGAAGGGCAACGTCGCGGGGGCCCGCAAGGTCAGGGGCAACGCCGTAATTGA
- a CDS encoding MFS transporter, which produces MNLSKYPRNVRLFVLFRMLFNARFYYPVFAVMFLDYGLSMGEFALLNVAWAAAIVGLEVPSGALADRFGRSLMVKLAAALMVLEMAIIAFVPVGNHALVLGAFLLNRILSGAAEALASGADEALAYDSLVEAGMQNEWPRILEAMMRWQALGFTVAMLVGAAVFDPIFIQSIGGMLGLDWQVDKSLTMRLPVILTLISAAVIFFACLSLKEAKLVTHQDTAEASGTIDLMRQAGGWILRTPAVLGLLVVGLLHDSFTRVYLTVGSEYYRLIKLPEFSFGIIGAVFAAMGFGLPILSRWLAENRPQGFNFSLVALLNALGLIGLGVALPYFGLMFPLLMRIGMGFMNFFMSHYLNQLVDSRQRATVLSFRGLIFNFGYGFMLLVYAGIYQIHGMSMPGNEDEIFRRSLATLPILFFAAGIVVWIIARRCRAQNGHGMKA; this is translated from the coding sequence ATGAATCTCTCGAAGTACCCCCGGAACGTACGGCTCTTTGTGCTGTTCCGGATGCTCTTCAACGCGCGCTTCTATTATCCTGTCTTCGCGGTGATGTTCCTGGATTACGGTCTTTCCATGGGCGAGTTCGCCTTGCTGAACGTCGCTTGGGCAGCCGCGATCGTGGGCTTGGAAGTCCCTTCCGGTGCTTTGGCGGATCGTTTTGGCCGCAGTTTGATGGTCAAGTTAGCCGCTGCATTGATGGTTCTGGAAATGGCCATCATCGCTTTTGTGCCCGTTGGTAATCATGCACTGGTGCTCGGTGCATTCCTCTTGAATCGAATCCTTAGTGGCGCAGCAGAGGCCTTGGCCAGCGGCGCGGATGAAGCGCTCGCCTATGATTCTTTGGTGGAGGCAGGGATGCAAAACGAATGGCCGCGCATTCTGGAAGCCATGATGCGTTGGCAGGCCTTGGGCTTTACCGTGGCGATGCTCGTCGGCGCAGCGGTGTTCGATCCCATCTTCATCCAATCCATCGGTGGCATGCTGGGCTTGGACTGGCAGGTGGATAAATCCCTCACCATGCGCCTGCCGGTGATTCTCACGCTCATTTCGGCGGCGGTCATTTTCTTTGCCTGCTTGAGTTTGAAGGAAGCAAAGCTGGTCACTCATCAGGATACGGCCGAAGCCAGCGGCACTATAGATCTCATGCGGCAGGCTGGTGGCTGGATTCTGCGTACGCCAGCCGTGCTCGGCCTGCTGGTGGTGGGTTTGTTGCACGATAGTTTCACACGCGTTTATCTCACGGTAGGTTCGGAATATTACCGGCTGATTAAACTGCCTGAATTTTCCTTCGGCATCATCGGTGCGGTGTTTGCCGCCATGGGTTTTGGTCTGCCTATCTTGTCGCGCTGGCTCGCGGAGAATCGCCCGCAAGGTTTTAACTTCAGTCTCGTAGCTCTATTGAACGCCTTGGGCCTGATCGGTCTGGGCGTGGCCTTGCCTTACTTTGGGCTTATGTTCCCGCTCCTCATGCGCATCGGCATGGGCTTTATGAATTTCTTCATGTCGCACTACCTGAACCAGTTGGTGGATTCGCGGCAGCGCGCTACAGTGCTGAGTTTTCGCGGGCTTATCTTCAATTTTGGTTACGGCTTCATGCTGCTTGTGTATGCGGGCATCTACCAGATCCACGGCATGAGCATGCCTGGAAATGAGGATGAAATCTTCCGACGCAGTTTGGCTACCTTGCCGATCCTCTTTTTCGCGGCGGGTATTGTCGTCTGGATCATCGCCCGCCGCTGCCGAGCTCAGAATGGCCACGGTATGAAGGCTTAA